Below is a window of Arthrobacter sp. SLBN-112 DNA.
TGAAGTGGGTGTGGACCAGTTTCCGCCCCGGTTCAACGGCGAGGATCTCACCCTTGTCCTGGTAGGGCTTCCCTTCCCATTCGCCGTGCCAGATGATGGGGCTGCCAACGTTCCAGTCGGTCTGCAGGGTGGCTCCGAACATGAACTCCTTCACCGCCGCGGGGTCGGTGATCACCTCCCACACTTGTTCGGGCGTGGCGTCGATGGTGGTAACGGATGTTGCCACATGGTTTCCGGTCATGCTCAAGGCCTTTCTCGCCGTGAAGATCAGATATTCCCATTCCATCTGGAACGGGACGTCGCCGTGCGCGTCCCCGTAGGAGTCGGCCAGGTCCGTGAGGGCCTGGTCCAGGGCTTTGACCTTGTCCCGGTCATCGGCCAGTGATTTGTACACGGAGATCATGGGGCCGTAGTGCGATTTGAAGTACCTGACGAAGTCCGCCGGCTGGTGGAAGCTCCGGACGGCCAGGTTCTGCTTCCTGGTGCGGATACTGCCGGCCCTGTCCCCCAGCAGTTCGCGGACGTGTTGCTCGCTCCCCCACAGCGTGGCGGGCTGCGCACCCGGCGGGGGCGGCGGCGCGAACGGACCCAGGGCGGCAAACAACTGCCCGACGAATCCTTCCGGCG
It encodes the following:
- a CDS encoding SRPBCC domain-containing protein: MTGNHVATSVTTIDATPEQVWEVITDPAAVKEFMFGATLQTDWNVGSPIIWHGEWEGKPYQDKGEILAVEPGRKLVHTHFSPLSGQPDEPGNYHTLEWTLEDQGGATRLTLAQDNNPSEEAAAHSRAMWDKLVADVKAIAERG